Genomic DNA from Alosa alosa isolate M-15738 ecotype Scorff River chromosome 6, AALO_Geno_1.1, whole genome shotgun sequence:
CAAGCCCTAGAACCCAAGAGTTAACCCCAAACAAGCCCTAGAACCCTAAAACCCAAGGATTAACCCCAAACAAGCCCTAGAACCCAAGCAGGAAGTATTCATCTGCAGAAGCAGGAAGTGTTCATCTAAGGTGTCTCAGCAGTGGAATGTGGAGGGTTAGAGAATATTTACACATGATGCTGCCCTCCAACAAACAGGCTGGACTCCCCTGGTTACCATACCAACAGGCTGGACTCCCATGGTTACGTTCACAGAATGGACACTGTTATTGGTGTTGgagcagacgtgtgtgtgtgagtgtgtgtgtgtgtgtatgtgtgattgggGGAGCTGAGCACTCGATCCAAGACTGTAATCGtctgcgcagtgtgtgtgtgtgagtgtgtgtgtgtgtgtgtgtgtgtgtgtgtgtgtgtgtgtgtgttgtgatctgAGACTGCAGTTGTctcacttgtgagtgtgtgtgagtgtgtgtgtgtgtgtgtgtgtgtgtattgtgtgtgttcagcgCTTGATCTGAGACTACAGTTTCCGCATaggggtgagtgtgtttgtgtgtgttcgccTCAATCTGAGACTGCAGTTGTCtgcagggtgagtgtgtgtgtgtgtgtgtgtgtgtgttcccatctGAGACTacagttgtgtgtgagtgtgtgtgtgtgtgtgtgtgtgtgtgtgtgtgtgtgtgtgtgtgtgttcagcacttGATCTGAGACTACAGTTGTCTGCACGGGTgaagtgtgtttgtattgtgttcAGCACTTAATCTGAGATTTCTGATTGTCTgtgcagggtgagtgtgtgtgtgtgtgtgtgtgtgtgtgtgttcagcactcGATCTGAGACTGCAGTTGTCTGcgcagggtgagtgtgtgtgagtgtgtgtgtgtgtgtgtgtgtgtgtgtgtgtgtgtgtgtgtgtgttcagcacttGATCTGAGACTGCAGTTGTCTGCGcagggtgagtgtgtttgtgtgtgttcagcactcAATCTGAGACTGCAGTTGTCTgtgcagggtgagtgtgtgtgagtgtgtgtgtgtgtgttcagcactcGATCTGAGACTGCAGTTGTCTgtgcagggtgagtgtgtgtgtgtgtggtgtgtgtgtgtgtggtgtgtgtgtgtgtgttcagcactcGATCTGAGACTGCAGTTGTCTgtgcagggtgagtgtgtgtgtgtgtgtgtgtgagtgtgagtgtgagtgtgtgtgtgtgtgtggtgtgtgtgtgtgtgagtgtgagtgtgtgtgtgtgtgagtgtgagtgtgagtgtgagtgtgagtgtgagtgtgagtgtgtgtgtgtgtgttcagcactcAATCTGAGACTGCAGTTGTCTgtgcagggtgagtgtgtgtgtgtgtgttcagcactcGATCTGAGACTGCAGTTGTCTgtgcagggtgagtgtgtgtgtgtgtgttcagcactcGATCTGAGACTGCAGTTGTCTgtgcagggtgagtgtgtgtgtgtgtgttcagcactcAATCTGAGACTGCAGTTGTCTgtgcagggtgagtgtgtgtgtgtgttcagcactcAATCTGAGACTGCAGTTGTCTgtgcagggtgagtgtgtgtgtgtgtgttcagcactcGATCTGAGACTGCAGTTGTCTgtgcagggtgagtgtgtgtgagtgtgtgtgtgtgtgttcagcacttGATCTGAGACTGCAGTTGTCTgtgcagggtgagtgtgtgtgtgtgtgagtgtgagtgtgagtgtgtgtgtgtgtgttcagcactcGATCTGAGACTGCAGTTGTCTgtgcagggtgagtgtgtgtgtgtgtgtgttcagcactcAATCTGAGACTGCAGTTGTCTgtgcagggtgagtgtgtgtgtgtgtgttcagcacttGATCTGAGACTGCAGTTGTCTgtgcagggtgagtgtgtgtgtgtgttcagcactcGATCTGAGACTGCAGTTGTCTgtgcagggtgagtgtgtgtgtgtgttcagcactcGATCTGAGACTGCAGTTGTCTgtgcagggtgagtgtgtgtgtgtgtgttcagcactcAATCTGAGACTGCAGTTGTCTgtgcagggtgagtgtgtgtgtgtgtgttcagcactcAATCTGAGACTGCAGTTGTCTgtgcagggtgagtgtgtgtgtgtgtgttcagcactcAATCTGAGACTGCAGTTGTCTgtgcagggtgagtgtgtgtgtgtgttcagcactcAATCTGAGACTGCAGTTGTCTgtgcagggtgagtgtgtgtgtgtgtgttcagcactcAATCTGAGACTGCAGTTGTCTgtgcagggtgagtgtgtgtgtgtgtgttcagcactcAATCTGAGACTGCAGTTGTCTgtgcagggtgagtgtgtgtgtgtgtgttcagcactcAATCTGAGACTGCAGTTGTCTgtgcagggtgagtgtgtgtgtgtgtgttcagcactcAATCTGAGACTGCAGTTGTCTgtgcagggtgagtgtgtgtgtgtgtgttcagcactcAATCTGAGACTGCAGTTGTCTgtgcagggtgagtgtgtgtgtgtgtgttcagcactcAATCTGAGACTGCAGTTGTCTgtgcagggtgagtgtgtgtgtgtgtgttcagcactcAATCTGAGACTGCAGTTGTCTgtgcagggtgagtgtgtgtgtgtgtgttcagcactcGATCTGAGACTGCAGTTGTCTgtgcagggtgagtgtgtgtgtgtgtgtgttcagcactcTATCAACAAGTCGTCATGGACGCGGCCGCTGCCCTTCAGGCGAGCCTCCTCGTCGCTGACCTCGCGGTCGTCATGGTTACGGCCGCTGCCCTTGAGGCGCGCCTCCTCGTCGCTGACCTGACGGTAGCTCCGTGGGCAGCACGACGCCGTGTGGTAGAAGTTGCTAGGGGCGACGGCGTTCTGGAAGGCGCAGTAGTTATCGATGAGTGGCAGCGCGTCCACCTCGGTCCACTGCCGGCTGTCCGCGTCATAGCGCGTGGTCACCGTCTTCAGGCCGTCCTCGTTGTCGGTGTCGACGGGCGTGCGAGCGGTGACATACACGTAGCGGTCCTCCACGCTGATGGCCTTGACGTCGCGCAGGATGCGGGGCGCCGACTCCAGGCTCAGCCAGCGGTCCAGCTCAGGCTCGTACACGCTCACGTCCTTGAAGCCCGGGCTGAAGTTGCCATGGCCACCAATGCTGTAGAGGGCGTCTCGCACACACGTGAGGCCGAAGCTGTGCTTGCGTGTGGGGAGACTACTCACCTGTcggacaaacacacgcacgcacgcacacacacacacacgcgcgcacacacaaacacacacgcacgcacgcacgcacgcacacacacacacacacaaacacacacacacacagtatcagaACACATTCATTTATTACATACACATGATCAAACAGGCAACACATATGTtaataaaatacatacacacatacacacgcgtgcacacacacacacacacacgcacacatacacacgcatgcacgcacacatacacacacacacacacatagggtgtACAGTAGGCTGCTCACtagacacataaacaaacacacacacacaggggtgtaGTGGGTGTTGGTTTATAAAACCTACCGCGGcgtccgtcacacacacacacacacacacaggggtgtagtgggtgttggacacaaacacacacacacacacattccaccatGCGTAAAGACATTAAAAACTGCGCAGCTCATCATTCCGCGTTAGTACCATAGATTATACAACTGCCTGTATCGAGATCTACCCGTGGCAAGCATCTTCATGGCCCACTGTTGCAATTCTTCgtttgtgttttgcagaaagcagGTAGGCTAATCAGTGGTCAAAATGACACGATAAGTATGTGAGTATCTGGTGATTTTTTATCGAGGGGCTCAATATAAGTGATGAGGCTATTTAACCATAAGTAATGACCCAGCGGTGAACCTGAACAACTTTAGGAAAAGCATTACAATTGATGCAGCGTGCAGCTTCTTAATCAAACAAAAACTTTTCAGATGACAGACCTTGCCTGCCCAATGttctttctgttattttttttttattgactaaTGCACCTCTGCATTTTAATCATTCGCAATGACATTCATATGGGCCCCCCCTCAAATTGAGCTACACTGACCACCGCGTGTTGAATCGTGAATCCTGCTTGTGCTATTGTTATTGCTATGGTATATGTGTGGTAATGAATGGGAGCCATGCCGTGACATGTTATGCGtcaaggagattagactacgctagattacataggctactctacattatggtttgtctgtttattgtatGATACAACAAAAGTAAAAGCTACAGACCATATTCATGTTCactttggtggaaaagtgtagtttgggtgaagacattaggctacattttgaagctaatccatgtcatttaattgttttttttatttggttttattttCACGAAAGCTGGTAACAATTTGGCCTTGGCCTTACGCACCGATGTATGTGGAGGTGCGTGACAGTTTTtgcaatgatgtcattaaaatagCCTCCCCCCACTTTAAAAATCCCCACTACACCACTGCAAAAAAGTAAGGCAAGACAGTGCAGTTTTAAGTCAGTAGACTTTGGAGGCAACACAATAAGTCAGAACTAGAGTTAAGTGAATTTAGTCCAGGCtgttggagggagggagaggctgtGCATAAAGGCTAACATAGCAAAGTAACATAGCAACATAGCATAGTAACAAGAGGCTGTGAAGGAGAGTCCAATTATTTGGTGAGATCACATCCACATCCTCTTCTGCATATTCTTCTGTGCACTCTTCTGTGCTGTGACCCTTGGTGCTGGGCATGTGATGTCTTTTGCCTCATCAGCACAGAAAggcctgattttttttcatgcagATAGGTCTGCCTGTCAATGTTCAGTCCAGATGGGACCAGGACAGGAAGACTGTCAACAGGGGGCAGAACCGCTGAATTGCGCAGTAACTGAAATTCCACAGGTTCTGCATCACAGTGACTTTTTGCAAGCAAATTAATGCTCACATTACTAGCCAAAAACCTCCCATTACAGCTTAGTTTCGATGTGCATCACTTTAAACGACAGTACTGAGCTAGCTAATAACAATGTagcattagctagctagcaagcaatGTAGCAGGGATTGCAATGTAACAGGCACTACTTACGCTATGAGAAACTGAAAAGTATTCCTGCAGACTTCATTGCCTCCGATGAAATACATGGTACAGGGGACTTTCTTTTTAGATCTCTGCGGCTTTTTGGTGGATGCAGTCATCTCCGAAGTAACTACTGTACGTCTGTTTGCCTCAAGATGGCCAATGATTTGCATGTCCTGCCACTCTCTTTCGGCAGCTATAGAATCACTCCGTATTTTGTACTGGAGAAAGTTTGTCACTAGACGAATGTCTGCCAAGGAGAGAGTTCCAGGGTCGCTGTATATTAAGTAGCCATGTGTAGGCTATCGCTTGTGTAGTAGCCATGAGGTTACTTCTAGCCTACAGCTGATTGGCCGACAGAACAAAAGAGCACTAATGGTCACGCCCAATTCAAACGCTGGTTTACTTCCTGAAACTTAACTGAAAGTTAACTTCCTGAAACTTATCTGAAACATGGAATTGCTTCTTTAGGACTTCAACTtgcacattctgcaaaaaaacgaaaataactcattttgaaaaaaaaaaccatcaaCGTCGTTTTTCGCAACTTGCGTCTCTGCGACTTGCGCCTGGAATTCCCACGCCTGGTCAcatatgtgtgcgtgcttgctgTATGTTCTTAAGGCTGCTGAAACAACTGAATTTCCCTGTGGGAtaattaaagtatatctatctagctatctatctatgtatggGAGGATGACTGAgttagggctgaaacgattcatcgagttacttgAATAAcacgattacaaaaattactcgaggcaaaaactcTGCCTcaaagcctcgttaaattcctatgacgcgcactatacgcgcagggatctgattgttccacacggaccgtttgttcaggaagcacaccactagcgcgtgatacattctgaatttagttggcgcgatggcggagtcaagatgtccatacaTGGCAGAgaatggcctactggttagcacttcggacttgtaaccggatggTTGCCGGttggaaccccgaccagtaggcttTTTTGGTGCAGCTACTTTCATCCAAACAAAAACTTTTCAGATGACAGACACTTGCCTGCCCAATGttctttctgttatttttttgttttgttttattgacaCCTCTACATTTTAATAATTCGCAATGGCATTCATATGACGCCCCCTCAAATTGAGCTACTCTGCCCACACAGCGTGTTGAATGCGTGTGAATCCTGCTTGTGCTATTGTTATGGTTTACGTGTGGTAATGAATGAAGCCATGGCACGGCATGCTATGCGTCATGGAGATTAGACTGCGCtagattacataggctactctacattatggtttgtctgtttattgtatgatacaacaaaatgaaaagctaCAGACCATATTCATAGATTTTGGTGGAAGTGTAGTTTGGGTGtagacattaggctacattttgtagcTAATCCATgtaatttaattgttttttttaattcggTTTCATATTCACGAAAGCTGGTAATAATTTGGCCTTGGCCTTACGCACTGATGTATGTGGAGGTGCGAGTGTGacagtttttttcaatgatGTCATTTAAATAGCGTTCCCCCACTTTAAAAATcaccactacaccactgcacacacacacacacacacatcacacacacgctgctaaCCTGTTCCCAGGTATTCCTGGCAGGGCTGTAGCGTTCTACCGTCTTGGCAAATCCCGGCTCCATGGAACCTGCTACGTAGACGTGCGTCGCCGTGACAGCCAGGGCGTGTCCGTCCAGGTGGTTGTGTATGTGCGGCAGGTTGACCCATCGCTCCTCCTCCAGGAAGTAGCCCACGCACTCGCTCAGGTAGTCCCCGCCCTCCGAGACCCCGCCCACGACCATGATGACGTCCATGTTCTGTCCGAAGCGCGGCTGGCAGGCCGGCAGAAGCGAGGGGCCCGTCTCCGCGCCGGTGGCCATCTTGGGGCCCTCGCCCTGCAGAGCGTGCAACTCCACCGCCTCCACCAGCAGCTGCAGACAGGGGGCGCTGTTGGCCACCAGGGGCTCGCTGCGGAGCGCGCGCAGCAGGAAGCTCGGCCGCATGAGGGGCAGGCGCAGCAGACGCAGCAGCTCCAGGAAATAGCGCTCGCGCTCCGACTCGTCCCGACGCACCCAGCGCACCAACGCCTCCAACAACACCTCCTCCGTCTCCACGGTGACCTCAGCGTCGGCCAGCCAGTCCCGCACCAGGTGGAACGGCAGCGTCAGGAACTCCTCGTCTAGCGCCACCTGCTGGAAGTGGCGTCTGATGAGCTCTGCGGCGCGTGAGGCCAGGCGCTCCAGACTGTACATGTGGCCCAGGCTGTGCACAGCCACGCAGTTCCCCAGGCTCAGCTTACGCCTCAGGAACTCCCCACAGAACTCCTTCAGATGGACCAGCAggaacctgcacacacacacgagcacacacacacacacacacacacaagcgcacacacacatgagcgcacacacacacacacgagcacacacacaagcacacacacaagcgcacacgagcacacacacacacacacacacaagcacgagcacacatgagcacacacacacgcacacatgagtgcacacacacgagcgcacacacacacacacacacacacacacacatacgagcacacacacacgcacacgagcacatgtaacggatgccagctagcttagctgtgc
This window encodes:
- the LOC125295963 gene encoding kelch-like protein 11 is translated as MFVCSCVSLLNRTRLLQLLRTKPTEGDMAAAAPSSEDAGRSGSSAGGSGTASGLSADGDSEEAEEFTSSSHCSELSRRQNEQRKHGLFCDVTLAFSSGAIRGESDTCFELMAHRSVLSAATDYFSPLLGGQYSESESGRVEMKEWSSETGPDQDTVESVIQFMYTGEIRVSTANVHEVLELADRFLLVHLKEFCGEFLRRKLSLGNCVAVHSLGHMYSLERLASRAAELIRRHFQQVALDEEFLTLPFHLVRDWLADAEVTVETEEVLLEALVRWVRRDESERERYFLELLRLLRLPLMRPSFLLRALRSEPLVANSAPCLQLLVEAVELHALQGEGPKMATGAETGPSLLPACQPRFGQNMDVIMVVGGVSEGGDYLSECVGYFLEEERWVNLPHIHNHLDGHALAVTATHVYVAGSMEPGFAKTVERYSPARNTWEQVSSLPTRKHSFGLTCVRDALYSIGGHGNFSPGFKDVSVYEPELDRWLSLESAPRILRDVKAISVEDRYVYVTARTPVDTDNEDGLKTVTTRYDADSRQWTEVDALPLIDNYCAFQNAVAPSNFYHTASCCPRSYRQVSDEEARLKGSGRNHDDREVSDEEARLKGSGRVHDDLLIEC